One window from the genome of Candidatus Sulfotelmatobacter sp. encodes:
- a CDS encoding metallopeptidase family protein, whose translation MSPFETLTESEWERVEQVWRLIEKGELDSARRDLTGLQHERGRHPDLGIVDAALHLEAGEPQDALEALHGAERSADPAQFFHLRALAHFELVQLESARDDAERAITVNPALAEAHELLSRVYEHLGDETQSAVHATTAQDLDAESFPGALEVSDEDFDELVEQALGELPERVRNELHEVRVLVQPLPERHVLTGGTPPLPPDILGLFVGRHLMERSHSDLPDEPPAIYLFRRNLLRSCADRDELAREIRITLQHEVGHLLGLDEDELEEWGLA comes from the coding sequence ATGAGCCCTTTTGAGACCCTGACCGAATCGGAATGGGAGCGAGTCGAGCAGGTCTGGCGCCTGATCGAAAAGGGCGAGCTGGACTCCGCGCGACGGGATCTGACCGGGCTCCAGCACGAGCGGGGACGTCACCCCGACCTGGGCATCGTCGATGCGGCGCTCCACCTCGAGGCCGGCGAGCCACAGGACGCGCTCGAAGCGCTGCACGGCGCCGAGCGCTCCGCGGACCCTGCCCAGTTCTTCCATCTCCGCGCTCTCGCGCACTTCGAGCTGGTCCAGCTCGAATCGGCCCGCGACGACGCCGAGCGCGCGATCACCGTGAACCCCGCGCTCGCCGAGGCCCACGAGCTGCTGAGTCGCGTCTACGAACACCTTGGCGACGAGACGCAGTCCGCCGTGCACGCCACCACCGCTCAGGATCTCGACGCCGAGTCCTTTCCCGGGGCGCTCGAGGTCTCCGACGAGGATTTCGACGAGCTGGTCGAGCAGGCGCTCGGCGAGCTCCCCGAGCGAGTGCGCAACGAGCTGCACGAGGTGCGCGTGCTGGTTCAGCCGCTGCCCGAACGCCACGTGCTCACCGGCGGCACTCCGCCGCTGCCGCCGGACATCCTCGGCCTGTTCGTGGGCCGGCATCTCATGGAGCGCAGCCACTCCGACCTGCCCGACGAGCCGCCGGCGATCTATCTCTTCCGCCGCAATCTGCTTCGCTCGTGCGCCGACCGCGACGAGCTGGCGCGCGAGATTCGCATCACGCTGCAGCACGAGGTCGGCCATCTGCTGGGGCTCGACGAGGACGAGCTCGAAGAGTGGGGCCTGGCGTAG